From a region of the Marmota flaviventris isolate mMarFla1 chromosome 13, mMarFla1.hap1, whole genome shotgun sequence genome:
- the LOC114098792 gene encoding olfactory receptor 13D1-like: MERTNWTEIEFILQGLSEYPRIEKLLFVLCLVMYLVILLGNSTLIILTLLDSRLHMPMYFFLGNLSFLDIWYTSSFIPSVLIHFLSEKKTISFTRCVIQMSVSYTMGSTECVLLAVMAYDRYVAICNPLRYSIIMSKALCIQMAALSWSLGLLNSLIETVLAVRLPFCGKNIINHFVCEILAFVKLACTDISLNEIVIMLGNIIFLFSPLLLICISYIFILSTVLRINSVEGRKKAFSTCSAHMTVVIVFYGTILFTYMKPKSKDSAFNKLITLFYGVVTPMLNPIIYSLRNAEVHGAMRKLMSRH, encoded by the coding sequence ATGGAAAGGACCAACTGGACAGAGATTGAGTTTATTCTGCAGGGACTTTCTGAATACCCAAGAATTGAAAAACTTCTTTTTGTGTTGTGCTTGGTGATGTACCTGGTAATCCTTCTGGGGAACAGCACCTTGATCATCCTAACTCTGCTGGATTCCCGCCTCCACATGcccatgtactttttccttgGTAATCTTTCCTTCCTAGACATTTGGTACACATCCTCCTTTATCCCCTCAGTGCTGATACACTTCCTATCAGAGAAAAAAACGATCTCTTTCACTAGATGTGTTATTCAAATGTCTGTCTCCTACACTATGGGATCCACAGAGTGTGTTCTCTTAgcagtgatggcctatgaccgttATGTGGCAATCTGTAACCCACTGCGGTACTCCATCATCATGAGCAAGGCACTCTGTATTCAGATGGCAGCTCTCTCCTGGAGTTTAGGACTTCTCAACTCATTGATAGAAACTGTTCTTGCAGTACGGTTGCCTTTCTGTGGAAAAAATATCATTAATCATTTTGTTTGTGAAATACTGGCCTTTGTCAAACTGGCTTGCACAGATATTTCCTTGAATGAGATTGTTATAATGTTGGgcaatataatatttttgttttctccattatTGCTGATATGTATCTCATACATTTTCATCCTTTCTACTGTACTAAGAATCAATTCagttgaaggaagaaaaaaagcctTTTCTACCTGCTCAGCCCATATGACAGTGGTGATTGTGTTTTATGGGACAATACTCTTCACGTACATGAAGCCAAAGTCAAAAGACTCTGCTTTTAACAAGCTGATTACCCTGTTCTATGGTGTTGTCACCCCCATGCTCAATCCTATCATCTATAGCCTGAGGAATGCAGAGGTGCATGGAGCTATGAGAAAATTGATGAGTAGGCACTG